ACTTCCCGAAACCGGATCGTAAAATCTTTCCACCAGGCTAGCAACAGTGGACTTACCTTTACGTCAAAATTAGAACAATTGAAGTTTAATGATAGAAGCAATTGTGTAAATCGTATGTACTGTCTGTAACCTTTCAAAGTCCGTTTTACAATACAGTACACACTGTCAGGGGACTTTACCGGCTCCTGACAAGCCGCACAGGGCCACGGTCCTGCAGGGTTTGATGTCCAGGTTGACACCTTTCAACACTTCGTGGTCAGGCCGCTGTGGATATTTGAAGTGGACGTTGTCAAACTTTAGGTGACCCAACAGAGAATGATAAGGAATTTTGCGACCGCTGGATATGTGATGGCTGGATGACAGATATAGAAATACATCTATATAGAGTTTCTATTTTCCAGAATTTTCCACTATAGAATTTATAGTATATAAATTTCTATATTCTATGCAGAAGGTAGGATACTAGTTTTTTTGTTTCGGTTACAAACTGCATCATCTGCATGCACAAGAACGTTTCTTAAAATTCAAATACTAAAATGCACGCAAAATACAAGTCACTATCTCACTTACTCGGGTTCAGCAAGAATATATTCAAATACTCTTGCACCAGCAGTGACGCCTCGCACAGCGGTGCcgaataaaattgaaagtgACGACAGAGATCTTTGGATCATTTGCGAGGAGACAAGGAAAGACATCAACTGTCCTATAAAAGATTCATACCTCTTCACATTAGGGTTAGTTTTGCAATCTTCATAAACTCTACATACAAATAGACGATGTGTAGCTTAGTAGTTACTACGAGCAAATGTAAACTATACCTGGGTTTATTTCTTCCGTCATCACCAAGTAACCACCGGCATATATGACTCCAAGTACAATTCCATTCAGTGCAACGTTAGTCAGGCCTTGGAATGCACCAATTCCTATTCCTAAATACTATCACAGAAAAGGAAAATTGTTCATtataaaaagacaaaaaactaCGTTACCCAAACACTGATCTACGGTATTGTAAAATTCtgtataaaatttaatattacTGTAATTGGTCGTTACTGTAATATTACTAATCAATTATTAACTATTGGTAATGTTACTGTAATTACACTTgtaattaatataaaaatatataacatgtatttgttttacttctgcagTAAAAAAACTTCAACTTTCCAGTACCTGGTTAATATGACAGGACTGTGTTGTTATGTTATTGTAATTTCTCTCTTCCAATGGTTCATTTGCAAAAGCTCTAACAGTTCGGAAGTTGGCCACAACTTCATTTGCCTTTGCTGTGGCGTCAGCTGCATGCTTTTGTGCAAGCctagaaaaaaaaataactggaacgtaaaaaagtttaaagtgagaggcaagtccaaaaacaagttggtcttaaatcaaagagtagttaTCAGTAAACAAACTGGTTAAAAGATTTTCAATACAGTAATATAATATTGGTTAAgtagttattgccaaaattgtaaCTGTCATTTTGGATGGAATATATCCCCATAGataggtgattagtagcaggtaatgtttattttcagcataggaatATCACAGATAACAGTACATTAACTGGCAAAGCATTCTTGCTTATACCGCAGTTACCAGTACCTGAGTAGGCTAGAGCCAACAGTCAATACTGAATTGTACTGTAGGTTAGTATTTGCACTAACTGACTAACCAGTTTAAACACCAACGGTAAGCTAGTTTAGGTTTATTTAACGCAAAAAGTTCCTGTTATACACATAAATATGTTATAATTATACCTATTACCCTTTACTTGTCTGTCACAGGAAACATTCTATTCATATTTGATCCAAATATCTGAATCATCcctattgtttcttttattatgacataataaGAACCGCCATCTTCGTCATAATTAAGTGATgagtttgcatttttttgccacttatttatggcaacaactgcttaaccactaccTATTAGTACAGATTCTTACACTAGTATATTTACTGAaaactactctttgatttaagatcaacttgtttatgGACTTGCCCGACACTTTAAACTGCTTTGTGAAAATGTCAGCGACAAAAAAAgaattataattgaatttATATCTACACTTCATTATTCACTGGTACTAATAACACATGCGTTTAAACTGATCAACATACTTTGAGAGTTTTCGTAGAGAAGCTCCAATCAATGCACCAACTAATACAAGCAATGGTATAGTAGTTGCCAGCACTAGAGTAAGTTTTGGTGAAGTAGAATAAAGACTATAAATGCAGCCAAATGTCTGAGTGGTGCTTTTTAACCCTTGCgacaaacaaagtttaaaagaaCTCTTGAAATCCTGCATAAAATCATCAAGAAATTTATCAAAttcaaaaacagcaaaaaatattacagcaCAATGCATCCGTAGTAACAAACAATCCTACTTGAAACCAAATGATAGTAGTACTGTATACATgacaatttgacaaatttataTCATTGCAGAAATATTAAACGATTCAACTATATTACTAATAACTGTACAAATATTCCATGCTGTACCTGAATATCAGATGTGAGACGATCAATTAATGCACCGGTTTTGTGCTGGTCATGAAAACATACGTCTTGATGGAGGTAACTTCTAAATAAATCCTGACGCAACTTGCAGGCGATATTTTCACCAGCATGACTTAGGAGAGATATGTATGCAAATGTTGTTAAAGCCTATCATCAATTGAAAAAATGAGTGATGGTAAAAATCTTGTTCATTTGTATAATCGTATCTGGAGACAGTTTtatgacaatttattgaaacagaCACAAATAAAATACAGCATTATGGCTATTCATATATTCATGTCGTAATTTATCACGGTTTAAATTTCTACTTGAAAAACATGAACTACaccaacacaaaataaaaagagaTTCAAGTAATGATGGTTTACAGTAATTACACTGTCAGATGACACTTATATCATACCTGACATATATATAAGCTAACCAATTGCCAAACAGGGTTCTTCAATTCTTGAAAATAATCAGCCCCATTTCTAAACTCAGAATGGGTCAGTTTATTCAAGGAGTTTATCAAATCCCCCAACGCTTCAGGAATCTTCATATTCATAGCAGCCCCAACAAGGGCAGCCTAAAAAAAGTCCGATGAAAGTTCATTTAATTGTTCCGAGATCAACAATGACTGCTATTAAGCACACCAGATATACTAATGAGTTGCTTCAGTTTAGTATTATTGCATTACTGTATAAGCAAGTTTCTATATCCATCTTTCAAAAGCGACTTGAAGTTGACCGacttttaaagaaataaacttACAACAACAGCCAGAGTAAGTGGCACAATTTCTTTGACCAAGTAGTTCCagaaaaattcataaaatggAAAATCAGCATTTTCCTCCACTTTAGAGTGATGATGGTGatttgtttccaatttttcGCACATGACCTTTACATCTAACAAGtacattaatttgtttttgtcaatatacacaaataacaaatatatgatatatatttttttctcaattagaaaataaaatccgtttaactacaaataaaaaaatgttcataaaaaataaatgtttgaaaaatttttttggataAATATGTAGCGTTTAACTAAAACCTAAGATAAATCCTAAAATATCCTTTAAAGTATTatcagtaaaatattttattaacttgtaTTACCATCAACTAATATGATATACACCTGTGCTTTTGAGTGCTGCATTTACTGCTGCCAAGGATGTGCTTACTAACAAGCCAAACTTCATTACATTGCTTTTGAAGATCCTTCGCAAAATCGGACGAATATGCAAGATCTTTATGGaagaaaaattcaaatattggactttgcaatatttttggttaaaaCTCTGTTTGACTGTTTGTAGAGAACTTGGATTTAATAGTGTCTGTTGAAAGACTTGCTTGCTCCATAACCTTGATCCCAGAAAAAGAGTCATTATGATTATGAAATGATGAGatgattggttaactttagAAGTCTGTAGTAATCCACTAGTAGAGTTGAAAATATTCCTAATAAAGTGCTTAACGTTTCATTAGGGTTTAGTACAACTTATAACCTTATCCTGAGTacagaaaatacaaataaattcactttaaataataaagaaaaacatcaCAGCAACCATTTCACCGTTAAACCTCAAAACTCAAAATCAGCTTTTTTGGTAAATACTTATCAAACTTAAAACTAATTTTacgttgaaaaaaaatattttcaccaaaaGTGGAGTTAGGTGAGGGTATGTctatatttttaattccatCCAGCACTTGTTGCTGTGTATATTAAAAAAAAGCTTCACCGTGCAAATGAAATGGACTGTGCAAGGTATAGACGTAGCGCAAAATAGCTCAATCCATATATCAAAAAACATTCACAAAcaccaaatattttttcagagCACGAAACGATATTTAGTTCAGCATTAACACTTTTAATTCTTATTAACCAAGGCTCTAGGCTCCGGGAATCTGCTCGCCATGTTAACCTAAGTGGAAATTATGGAACACACATGCACCTGACTTTCCAACATCCACGCTGATCTCTTTCAGGTTCTCACTTATGTTAAACAAGGTAAAGGTGGTTATTTGACAGTATGCTATAATAATCTGAGTTTCACAAACTATGCAAGCGTATTCTACTGCTATTACTAGGCCAGTAGGCCTACTACGAAAGTATTTTATAGGCTGTGCTGCAAGTGTGGGTGTCTCGATTATGGGGAACCACCACTAATGCTACTCTGACGCATAATTTGCAAGAATGAAGGAATTTTCTACAGCCGCTTATTAAACATGCGTTTATGCATAACaaaaatgacgtaacaataaattaaagttttctttC
Above is a window of Clavelina lepadiformis chromosome 8, kaClaLepa1.1, whole genome shotgun sequence DNA encoding:
- the LOC143469449 gene encoding mitochondrial potassium channel ATP-binding subunit-like, whose translation is MTLFLGSRLWSKQVFQQTLLNPSSLQTVKQSFNQKYCKVQYLNFSSIKILHIRPILRRIFKSNVMKFGLLVSTSLAAVNAALKSTDVKVMCEKLETNHHHHSKVEENADFPFYEFFWNYLVKEIVPLTLAVVAALVGAAMNMKIPEALGDLINSLNKLTHSEFRNGADYFQELKNPVWQLVSLYICQALTTFAYISLLSHAGENIACKLRQDLFRSYLHQDVCFHDQHKTGALIDRLTSDIQDFKSSFKLCLSQGLKSTTQTFGCIYSLYSTSPKLTLVLATTIPLLVLVGALIGASLRKLSKLAQKHAADATAKANEVVANFRTVRAFANEPLEERNYNNITTQSCHINQYLGIGIGAFQGLTNVALNGIVLGVIYAGGYLVMTEEINPGQLMSFLVSSQMIQRSLSSLSILFGTAVRGVTAGARVFEYILAEPDHHISSGRKIPYHSLLGHLKFDNVHFKYPQRPDHEVLKGVNLDIKPCRTVALCGLSGAGKSTVASLVERFYDPVSGSITLDGIDLKDLDASWLRGSTIGFINQEPVLFSGTIEENIRYGQPDAPQRDVEEAARLANADSFIRAFPRGYGTVVGERGVALSGGQKQRIAIARALLKNPSILILDEATSALDAESERLVQDALDHVMAGRTTLIIAHRLSTIRNADVIAVMKDGKVVEVGSHHQLKKLNGIYAELIKLQDNNE